One stretch of Aquimarina sp. Aq107 DNA includes these proteins:
- a CDS encoding methylmalonyl-CoA mutase family protein, whose protein sequence is MEQIAPYKPKNKVRIVTAASLFDGHDAAINIMRRIIQSTGVEVIHLGHDRSVEEVVNCAIQEDANAIAMTSYQGGHNEYFKYMYDLLKEKGASHIKIFGGGGGVILPEEISELMDYGITRIYSPDDGRELGLQGMINDLVQQSDYPIGDNLNGEGAHLADKEIGAIARVISSVENFPEVAKDTLDQIHEKNKTSKTPVLGITGTGGAGKSSLVDELVRRFLIDFPNKTIGLISVDPSKRKTGGALLGDRIRMNAINSPRVYMRSLATRQSNLALSKYVAEAIEVLKAAEFDLIILETSGIGQSDTEILEHSDTSLYVMTPEFGAATQLEKIDMLDFADLVAINKFDKRGSLDALRDVKKQYMRNHQLWDTPQDDLPVYGTIASQFNDPGMNTLYKAIMDKVVEKTGADLKSDFHISKEMSEKIFVIPPSRTRYLSEISENNRAYDKTASTQVEVAQKLYGIYKTICSVANLNFVDLSKNGIEEEQLRKVKNDENEDFLRLLLAEFDRVKLNLDPHNWETITGWAAKVQKYKDPIYSFKVRDKEIKIETHTESLSHSQIPKVALPKYEAWGDILKWCLQENVPGEFPFASGLYPFKRTGEDPTRMFAGEGGPERTNRRFHYVSLGMPAKRLSTAFDSVTLYGNDPDHRPDIYGKIGNAGVSICCLDDAKKLYSGFDLTHAMTSVSMTINGPAPMLLGFFMNAAIDQNCEKYIKENNLEAEVEAKIKKIYKEKGVERPAYQGDLPEGNDGLGLMLLGVTGDQVLPADIYAEIKATTLNTVRGTVQADILKEDQAQNTCIFSTEFALRLMGDVQEYFIEKQVRNFYSVSISGYHIAEAGANPITQLALTLANGFTYVEYYLSRGMDINKFGPNLSFFFSNGIDPEYAVIGRVARKIWAKALKNKYGANARAQMLKYHIQTSGRSLHAQEIDFNDIRTTLQALYAIYDNCNSLHTNAYDEAITTPTEESVRRAMAIQLIINKELGLAKNENPIQGSFIIEELTDLVEEAVLTEFDRITERGGVLGAMETMYQRSKIQEESLYYETLKHNGEFPIIGVNTFLSSKGSPTVTPGEVIRATEEEKQYQITMLNELQKGNINETSELLKDLQERAVSNQNIFEALMEVCKKCSLGQITSSLFEVGGQYRRNM, encoded by the coding sequence ATGGAACAAATTGCACCCTATAAGCCCAAGAATAAAGTTAGAATTGTAACTGCAGCATCATTATTTGATGGTCATGACGCGGCGATAAATATTATGCGTCGTATTATTCAGTCAACCGGAGTCGAAGTCATACATTTAGGACATGATAGAAGTGTTGAGGAAGTAGTAAATTGTGCAATTCAAGAAGATGCCAATGCTATTGCAATGACCTCTTATCAAGGTGGGCATAATGAATACTTTAAGTATATGTATGATTTACTTAAAGAAAAAGGAGCTTCGCACATTAAAATATTTGGAGGCGGAGGTGGAGTAATCTTACCAGAGGAGATTAGTGAGTTAATGGATTACGGAATTACAAGGATTTATTCTCCTGATGATGGAAGAGAATTGGGGTTGCAGGGTATGATTAATGATCTAGTGCAACAATCTGATTATCCTATTGGAGATAATTTAAATGGAGAAGGAGCGCATTTAGCAGATAAAGAAATTGGTGCGATTGCTCGTGTGATTTCTTCGGTAGAAAATTTTCCTGAAGTTGCAAAAGACACCTTAGATCAAATACACGAAAAAAATAAAACATCAAAAACACCTGTTCTGGGTATTACTGGAACTGGAGGAGCCGGAAAATCCTCTCTTGTAGATGAATTAGTTCGACGTTTCTTAATTGATTTTCCTAATAAAACAATTGGATTGATTTCTGTGGATCCATCTAAACGTAAAACCGGAGGAGCTTTATTAGGAGATCGTATTCGGATGAATGCAATAAATTCGCCTAGAGTATATATGCGTTCATTAGCAACAAGACAATCTAATTTAGCATTATCCAAATATGTGGCAGAAGCTATCGAAGTTTTAAAAGCAGCAGAATTTGATCTTATCATCTTAGAGACTTCAGGTATTGGACAATCAGATACAGAAATTCTAGAGCATAGTGATACTTCATTATACGTTATGACTCCAGAGTTTGGAGCCGCTACTCAGTTGGAAAAAATAGATATGCTGGATTTTGCGGATTTAGTTGCTATTAATAAATTTGATAAAAGAGGTTCGCTTGATGCTTTAAGAGATGTTAAAAAACAGTATATGCGTAATCATCAGCTATGGGATACTCCACAAGATGATTTACCAGTATACGGAACTATAGCTTCGCAGTTTAATGATCCAGGAATGAATACGCTTTATAAAGCGATTATGGATAAGGTGGTGGAGAAAACAGGTGCAGATTTAAAATCAGATTTTCATATTTCTAAGGAAATGTCTGAAAAAATATTTGTAATTCCTCCAAGTAGAACCAGATATTTATCAGAGATCTCTGAAAATAATAGGGCATATGATAAAACGGCTAGTACTCAGGTAGAAGTAGCTCAGAAATTATATGGAATTTATAAAACGATATGCAGTGTAGCTAACCTAAATTTCGTAGATCTATCTAAAAATGGTATTGAGGAAGAACAGCTTAGAAAAGTAAAGAATGATGAAAATGAAGACTTTTTAAGACTTTTATTAGCAGAATTTGATCGAGTTAAATTAAATCTCGACCCTCATAATTGGGAGACGATAACAGGTTGGGCTGCAAAGGTTCAGAAGTATAAAGATCCAATTTATTCTTTTAAGGTTAGGGATAAAGAGATCAAAATAGAAACACATACCGAGTCTTTATCACATAGTCAAATTCCTAAAGTAGCTTTGCCTAAGTATGAAGCTTGGGGTGATATTCTAAAATGGTGTCTACAAGAGAATGTTCCTGGAGAGTTTCCTTTTGCGTCCGGGTTGTATCCTTTTAAACGTACAGGAGAAGATCCTACCCGTATGTTTGCAGGAGAAGGTGGTCCAGAAAGAACGAATAGACGTTTTCATTATGTTAGTTTAGGGATGCCGGCAAAACGGTTATCTACTGCTTTTGATTCTGTAACACTATACGGAAATGATCCAGATCATAGACCTGATATTTATGGTAAAATTGGGAATGCTGGAGTTTCTATTTGTTGTCTTGATGATGCTAAAAAACTATATTCTGGTTTTGATCTTACTCATGCTATGACATCTGTAAGTATGACCATTAATGGACCAGCTCCAATGTTATTAGGATTTTTTATGAACGCAGCAATTGATCAAAACTGCGAGAAGTATATCAAAGAAAATAATCTTGAAGCTGAGGTTGAGGCTAAAATAAAGAAGATTTATAAAGAAAAAGGAGTTGAGCGCCCTGCGTATCAAGGAGATCTTCCAGAAGGAAATGATGGATTAGGTCTTATGCTACTTGGTGTAACCGGAGATCAAGTACTACCGGCAGATATATATGCAGAGATCAAGGCTACCACACTTAATACAGTGCGTGGTACTGTGCAAGCAGATATTCTTAAAGAAGATCAGGCTCAGAATACTTGTATATTCTCAACAGAATTCGCTCTACGATTAATGGGAGATGTGCAAGAATATTTTATAGAAAAACAAGTACGTAATTTTTATTCAGTTTCGATTTCTGGATATCATATCGCAGAGGCAGGAGCCAATCCAATTACACAATTGGCATTGACACTGGCTAACGGATTTACGTATGTAGAATATTATCTAAGTAGAGGAATGGATATTAATAAGTTTGGACCAAACTTATCTTTTTTCTTCTCTAATGGTATCGATCCCGAATATGCTGTAATTGGTAGAGTAGCCCGTAAAATTTGGGCGAAAGCCTTAAAAAACAAGTATGGTGCTAATGCTAGAGCACAGATGCTTAAGTATCATATTCAAACATCTGGTCGTTCACTACATGCTCAGGAAATAGACTTTAATGATATTCGTACCACGTTGCAAGCATTGTATGCAATCTATGACAATTGTAATTCATTACATACTAATGCTTATGATGAAGCTATTACTACACCAACAGAAGAGTCTGTAAGACGTGCTATGGCAATACAGTTGATTATTAATAAAGAACTAGGACTTGCTAAAAATGAAAACCCAATTCAAGGATCTTTTATTATCGAAGAATTAACTGATTTGGTAGAAGAGGCTGTACTTACAGAGTTTGATAGAATTACAGAACGAGGCGGTGTATTAGGAGCTATGGAGACCATGTATCAACGCAGTAAAATACAAGAAGAAAGTTTGTATTACGAAACCTTAAAACATAACGGAGAGTTTCCAATCATCGGCGTTAATACATTCTTAAGTTCTAAAGGATCTCCAACGGTAACTCCAGGAGAAGTAATTCGAGCTACTGAAGAAGAAAAGCAGTATCAAATTACGATGTTAAATGAATTACAGAAAGGAAATATAAACGAAACTTCTGAATTGTTAAAAGATTTGCAAGAAAGAGCTGTTAGTAATCAGAACATTTTTGAAGCATTAATGGAAGTATGTAAGAAATGTTCTTTAGGCCAAATTACTTCTTCATTATTTGAAGTGGGTGGGCAATATCGTAGAAATATGTAA
- a CDS encoding amidohydrolase family protein, whose product MKRILIILFLVCCSAFGQQKSLKALVGGTLIDGFGATPIKNSVIIIENDKIKAIGTIETLKVPANAEVISTEGMSVLPGLWDMHVHTMINGHADYTYWDKTYPPLLEDVIMPSSAEQLLMAGVTSARDLGGPLKESISVRDRINKGEIPGATLYVSGPFIQKKPYPGTEAFRWGINGEEDAKKKIKKLADAGVDCVKLIDQDQMTTTELKAVVDTAHKYNLKVVAHGHRPQEIRAGLTANVDCFEHTGLSSAPRYPDDVMEAIKERTAQMNLGPLFWCPTVEGLYNYEYVRDNGEHLDNDSWHRGLHDTIITDIKNSFAHKDRLPYFQLTPLRKPTLETKIKQLMEAGVVLMIGTDSGIPMKFHSQSTWNELDVWVNEFGIDPMYAIKAATYWPSVWMGVSDKVGTITEGKFADIIAVKGDVLRHVNLLQDVDMVIKHGKRYK is encoded by the coding sequence ATGAAAAGAATACTCATAATATTATTCCTTGTTTGCTGTAGCGCTTTTGGACAGCAAAAATCATTAAAAGCTTTAGTCGGTGGAACACTAATAGATGGATTTGGAGCTACACCTATAAAAAATAGTGTGATAATCATTGAGAATGATAAAATCAAAGCTATTGGTACAATAGAAACCTTAAAAGTGCCTGCAAATGCAGAAGTAATTTCTACAGAAGGGATGTCAGTATTGCCTGGACTTTGGGATATGCATGTGCATACAATGATTAATGGTCATGCCGATTATACGTATTGGGATAAAACGTATCCACCATTATTAGAAGATGTAATCATGCCTTCATCAGCAGAGCAATTATTAATGGCAGGAGTAACTAGTGCTAGAGATCTTGGAGGTCCGCTTAAAGAAAGTATTTCTGTTAGAGATCGTATTAATAAAGGAGAAATTCCAGGAGCTACCCTATATGTTTCAGGACCTTTTATCCAAAAAAAACCGTATCCGGGAACTGAAGCATTTCGTTGGGGAATTAATGGGGAAGAGGATGCCAAAAAGAAAATCAAAAAATTAGCAGATGCAGGCGTAGATTGTGTAAAACTGATCGATCAAGATCAAATGACTACTACAGAATTAAAAGCAGTAGTCGATACGGCTCATAAGTACAATTTAAAAGTAGTTGCTCACGGACATCGACCACAAGAAATAAGAGCAGGACTTACCGCTAATGTGGATTGTTTTGAACATACTGGATTGTCATCAGCTCCAAGATATCCAGATGATGTGATGGAAGCAATAAAAGAGCGAACTGCGCAAATGAATCTTGGACCACTATTTTGGTGTCCTACGGTAGAAGGATTATATAACTATGAATATGTAAGAGATAACGGAGAGCATCTAGATAATGATTCTTGGCATAGAGGGCTTCATGATACTATAATCACAGATATAAAAAATAGTTTTGCGCATAAAGATCGTTTACCATATTTTCAATTAACACCTCTACGAAAACCAACATTAGAAACTAAAATTAAGCAGTTAATGGAGGCAGGAGTAGTGTTAATGATTGGTACTGATAGTGGTATCCCGATGAAATTTCATAGTCAATCCACTTGGAATGAATTAGATGTGTGGGTAAATGAGTTTGGGATAGATCCTATGTATGCAATAAAAGCAGCTACGTATTGGCCATCAGTTTGGATGGGAGTTTCGGATAAAGTTGGGACTATTACAGAAGGTAAGTTTGCTGATATTATAGCAGTAAAAGGAGATGTTTTAAGACATGTAAACTTATTGCAAGATGTTGATATGGTGATTAAACACGGTAAAAGATATAAATAA
- a CDS encoding Lrp/AsnC family transcriptional regulator, whose translation MDITNWKILQLLQENARLSNAEIGRSVGLSSPAVAERIKKMEDYGIIEGYTTKVSYAKTGYQLKAIITLRAFMGRLKPFLSKISEFKEVLNCYRITGNENIIMEVVLEDQVHLQGFIDRLITYGEAKTHIILSNVVENNPILNRNNK comes from the coding sequence ATGGATATCACAAATTGGAAAATTCTTCAATTATTACAGGAGAATGCGAGACTATCTAATGCAGAAATAGGAAGAAGCGTGGGGCTAAGTTCCCCAGCTGTTGCCGAACGAATTAAAAAAATGGAAGATTATGGTATTATTGAAGGATATACAACCAAAGTCTCTTATGCCAAAACGGGTTATCAACTAAAAGCTATTATAACTTTGAGAGCTTTTATGGGACGTTTAAAACCATTTTTATCAAAAATATCTGAATTTAAAGAAGTACTTAATTGTTATCGAATTACTGGTAATGAAAATATTATTATGGAAGTGGTTCTGGAGGATCAGGTTCATCTTCAGGGTTTTATAGATAGGTTGATAACGTATGGTGAGGCTAAAACTCATATTATTTTATCTAATGTGGTCGAAAACAACCCGATTTTGAATAGAAATAATAAATAA